A part of Campylobacter concisus genomic DNA contains:
- the flgC gene encoding flagellar basal body rod protein FlgC produces MSYLNDFDISGYGLSAQRFRMNVISSNIANAQTTRTAEGGPYRRQEVIFKEMNFDKILNDQLKSSQSLLEYENPLDDPSSPRNAHPTLTSVIVDKVVRDDKDFQLKYDPSHPDANANGYVAFPNINPVIEMSDLLEATRAYQANVAAFQNAKTIAQSAISLISGQA; encoded by the coding sequence ATGTCATACTTAAATGATTTTGATATTAGCGGATACGGACTAAGCGCGCAACGCTTTAGGATGAACGTCATCAGCTCAAATATAGCAAATGCTCAAACTACAAGAACGGCCGAAGGTGGCCCTTACAGAAGGCAAGAGGTCATCTTTAAAGAGATGAATTTTGATAAAATTTTAAACGATCAGCTTAAAAGTTCACAAAGTCTACTCGAGTATGAAAATCCACTCGACGATCCAAGCTCACCAAGAAACGCTCACCCTACCCTAACTAGCGTGATCGTAGATAAAGTGGTGCGTGACGATAAGGACTTTCAGCTAAAATACGACCCGAGCCATCCAGATGCAAACGCAAATGGCTACGTCGCATTTCCAAATATAAATCCGGTCATTGAGATGTCTGACCTGCTTGAAGCAACAAGGGCATACCAAGCAAACGTGGCAGCCTTTCAAAACGCAAAAACAATAGCACAAAGTGCGATATCACTTATTTCAGGACAAGCATAA
- the flgB gene encoding flagellar basal body rod protein FlgB, producing MFVLDKSKSSPLVESALAGRELRQKLISGNLANVDTPFYKARDIRFEDVLKEKANEIYNTSSQKKLQLAKTNEAHMAAVDFPKSDTAQIFLRDGHMARNDANTVDLDVETTEMGKNTVMINALDNAYKAQSNIFKSVIDASAKN from the coding sequence ATGTTTGTTTTAGATAAATCAAAATCTAGCCCACTTGTTGAATCAGCTCTTGCAGGCAGAGAACTACGCCAAAAACTAATCTCTGGCAATCTTGCAAACGTTGATACACCATTTTATAAAGCTAGAGATATAAGATTTGAAGATGTTTTAAAAGAAAAAGCAAATGAAATTTATAACACTTCAAGCCAAAAAAAACTACAACTTGCTAAGACAAACGAAGCGCATATGGCTGCGGTTGATTTTCCAAAAAGCGACACAGCTCAAATTTTCTTGCGTGACGGTCACATGGCTAGAAACGACGCAAATACAGTCGACCTTGACGTAGAAACAACAGAAATGGGTAAAAACACAGTTATGATAAACGCCCTTGATAACGCATACAAGGCTCAAAGCAATATCTTTAAAAGCGTAATAGACGCAAGTGCTAAGAACTAG
- the fliE gene encoding flagellar hook-basal body complex protein FliE gives MINSINLDKINKNENSNKIAKAGEEGGFENALNDSLKELNKVQINADKAIADLATGEVKDLHQAAIAIGKAETSMKLMLEIRNKALSAYKEISRTQI, from the coding sequence ATGATAAATAGTATAAATTTAGACAAAATAAATAAAAATGAAAATTCAAATAAAATAGCGAAAGCAGGCGAAGAAGGCGGCTTCGAAAATGCTCTAAACGACTCTTTAAAAGAGCTAAACAAGGTTCAAATAAACGCTGATAAAGCCATAGCTGATCTTGCAACTGGCGAGGTAAAAGATCTTCACCAAGCTGCTATTGCGATAGGCAAAGCAGAGACTAGCATGAAGCTTATGCTAGAAATTCGCAACAAAGCACTAAGTGCTTATAAAGAAATTTCTAGAACACAAATTTAA